A DNA window from Aminipila luticellarii contains the following coding sequences:
- a CDS encoding Coenzyme F420 hydrogenase/dehydrogenase, beta subunit C-terminal domain gives MIDKVKERCTGCKLCADVCHASAVSFSENEDGFWYPIVDYEKCTMCRQCLDMCPIESPLVTTKCMPIVYAGWIKNNEIRIKSTSGGIYYALAEAFVKSENYIVGCAYCSGYKSAKHVVANDERGLVAIMGSKYFQSDTENIFKLTKEILDHGKKVLFCGTPCQCVAMQKYAENYKENLTVVDFICRGVNSPKAFKAYMEEIEGKYHSDIQFVNLKNKKTGWESLATYIKLKNGQEYHKDREQDWWIKGFIKGNLYMRQSCHHCEFKTLPRFSDITIGDFWGIDKASEEDKFKGISLIMCNSFKGLNLLKHIESEVVLEKKALSLAVKGNPCILHSATEGKNRSDFFKLINEMVFSEAVKKCFENFK, from the coding sequence ATGATAGATAAAGTAAAAGAAAGATGTACTGGATGTAAGTTGTGTGCAGATGTATGCCATGCATCTGCGGTTTCTTTTAGTGAGAATGAAGACGGGTTTTGGTATCCTATAGTAGATTATGAAAAATGTACCATGTGTAGGCAATGCTTAGATATGTGCCCCATAGAGAGCCCTTTAGTAACAACGAAATGTATGCCAATCGTTTACGCAGGATGGATTAAAAATAATGAGATAAGAATAAAAAGCACCTCAGGTGGAATTTACTACGCATTAGCAGAGGCTTTTGTAAAGTCAGAGAATTATATAGTTGGTTGTGCATATTGTTCAGGCTATAAAAGTGCAAAACATGTTGTTGCTAATGACGAAAGAGGGTTAGTAGCAATAATGGGCTCAAAATATTTTCAGAGCGATACAGAGAACATTTTTAAACTGACGAAGGAAATATTAGATCACGGGAAAAAGGTTCTTTTTTGTGGTACTCCTTGTCAGTGTGTAGCAATGCAAAAATATGCAGAAAATTATAAAGAAAATCTTACTGTCGTAGATTTTATATGTAGAGGCGTTAATTCACCAAAAGCTTTTAAGGCTTATATGGAGGAAATCGAGGGGAAATATCATTCGGATATTCAGTTTGTTAATTTAAAAAATAAAAAAACTGGTTGGGAAAGTTTAGCTACTTATATAAAGCTTAAAAATGGTCAAGAGTATCACAAAGATAGAGAGCAAGATTGGTGGATAAAGGGATTCATAAAGGGTAATTTATATATGAGACAATCGTGCCATCATTGTGAGTTTAAGACTTTACCTAGATTTTCTGATATAACTATAGGTGATTTTTGGGGAATCGATAAAGCTTCCGAAGAGGATAAATTTAAAGGTATATCTTTAATAATGTGCAATTCTTTTAAAGGTTTAAATTTATTAAAGCATATAGAGAGTGAGGTAGTATTAGAGAAGAAAGCTCTAAGTCTTGCGGTTAAGGGAAATCCTTGCATACTTCATTCAGCGACAGAAGGGAAAAATCGTAGTGACTTTTTTAAACTTATAAATGAAATGGTATTTTCAGAAGCAGTTAAAAAATGTTTTGAAAATTTTAAGTAA
- a CDS encoding acyltransferase gives MGFISKLRILRDLDVIKCIYWNFFAKQVQREEGCYLIIHKNAILDIHKNAKIILRGRKIELGYNKLSGSKAETQLRMENDSLWNARNGADIFYNTVIEVKENAVLDTGYFSINGGSVIIASKKITFGEDVMLGRNIIIYDSDFHQVLNKKQQMTNPPQEIIIENHVWLTSNITVLKGTCIGEGSLISSQTLIRKDVPKGVLVSGTSLAKVAKDEIFWSRRSTNKRIN, from the coding sequence ATGGGTTTTATAAGTAAGCTTAGGATATTGCGTGATTTAGATGTAATAAAGTGCATATATTGGAACTTCTTTGCAAAACAAGTCCAAAGAGAAGAAGGCTGTTATTTAATAATCCATAAAAATGCAATATTGGATATTCATAAAAACGCAAAAATTATATTAAGAGGTCGAAAAATTGAACTTGGGTATAACAAATTATCTGGATCTAAAGCAGAAACACAATTAAGAATGGAAAACGATTCATTATGGAACGCTAGGAATGGTGCCGATATTTTTTATAATACTGTTATTGAAGTTAAAGAAAACGCTGTTTTGGATACGGGATATTTCTCTATAAATGGTGGTAGTGTTATTATTGCATCCAAAAAGATTACATTTGGAGAAGATGTGATGTTAGGAAGAAATATAATCATTTACGACAGTGATTTTCATCAAGTTTTAAATAAAAAGCAACAAATGACAAACCCTCCACAAGAGATAATAATTGAAAATCATGTTTGGTTGACTTCCAATATAACCGTATTGAAGGGAACTTGCATTGGTGAAGGAAGCTTAATTAGTTCACAGACCTTAATTAGAAAAGATGTTCCTAAAGGAGTCTTGGTTAGTGGAACATCTTTAGCGAAAGTTGCTAAAGATGAGATATTTTGGAGTAGAAGATCTACAAACAAAAGGATAAATTAA